From a single Kitasatospora sp. NBC_00458 genomic region:
- a CDS encoding SMP-30/gluconolactonase/LRE family protein: MKIRHDEPEPLDHTPLLLGEGPAWDAGSATLGLVDIVGRAFLTVSGDDVTRTPTEDAIGCAVPWAPGRWLAAVGTDVVALTPHGGGTGFARLPGDPATMRANDGKCDPAGRLWVGVMARDAADRAGSLCVVHGDGRVETVLTGLTIPNGLGWSPDGTVMYVTDTARGTITAYDFDVREGRLTDPRVLTAVDPRFGGPDGLTVDAEGHVWTALWDGGAVLRIAPDGALVGVVELPVARLTSCCFAGPDLTDLIVTTARVALDGPTLRRYPESGRTYRVRTDVRGLPATRFAGPPA; the protein is encoded by the coding sequence GTGAAGATCCGACACGACGAGCCCGAACCGCTCGACCACACCCCGCTGCTGCTCGGCGAGGGACCGGCGTGGGACGCCGGGTCCGCGACCCTCGGCCTGGTGGACATCGTCGGCAGGGCGTTCCTGACGGTCTCCGGGGACGACGTCACCCGCACACCCACCGAGGACGCCATCGGCTGCGCCGTTCCCTGGGCACCGGGCCGCTGGCTCGCGGCGGTCGGCACGGACGTCGTCGCCCTCACCCCGCACGGCGGGGGCACCGGCTTCGCACGCCTCCCCGGGGATCCGGCCACCATGCGCGCCAACGACGGCAAGTGTGATCCCGCCGGGCGCCTGTGGGTCGGTGTGATGGCCCGCGACGCCGCCGACCGCGCGGGCTCCCTGTGCGTGGTCCACGGCGACGGCCGCGTCGAGACGGTCCTGACCGGGCTGACCATTCCCAACGGCCTCGGCTGGTCCCCCGACGGCACGGTCATGTACGTCACCGACACCGCACGCGGCACCATCACCGCCTACGACTTCGACGTGCGGGAGGGCCGGCTCACCGACCCCCGGGTACTGACCGCCGTCGACCCCCGGTTCGGCGGCCCGGACGGTCTGACCGTCGACGCCGAGGGGCACGTGTGGACCGCCCTGTGGGACGGTGGCGCCGTCCTGCGCATCGCACCCGACGGCGCGCTCGTCGGTGTCGTCGAACTCCCGGTCGCGCGGCTGACCAGCTGCTGCTTCGCCGGTCCCGACCTGACCGACCTCATCGTCACCACGGCCCGCGTCGCCCTCGACGGGCCGACCCTGCGGCGCTACCCGGAGTCCGGTAGGACCTACCGCGTCCGGACGGACGTCCGCGGCCTGCCGGCGACACGGTTCGCGGGCCCCCCGGCCTGA